A stretch of Mesorhizobium sp. L-2-11 DNA encodes these proteins:
- a CDS encoding IS6 family transposase, giving the protein MFRGRHFDRSVILVCVRWYLAYGLSLRDLKEMMAERGISVDHSTIHRWVVHFSPLLLERFNRRKRAATGKWHVDETYIKVRGQWMYLYRAIDSVGDTVEFYFSEHRDLPAAKRFFRKALERHGRPDRVVIDGSQTNQEAIVSCDTTHRLQDRCRRRPKPIRIRQSQYLNNRIEQDHRRIKRRVRPMLGFKSPAAASIILDGIEMLHMMRKRQARFAFNPNPSLAEQFDILAAA; this is encoded by the coding sequence ATGTTCAGAGGCCGGCATTTCGACCGATCGGTCATCCTGGTGTGCGTTCGCTGGTATCTGGCATATGGACTGAGCCTGCGCGATTTGAAGGAGATGATGGCCGAGCGTGGCATTAGCGTTGATCATTCGACGATCCATCGCTGGGTTGTTCACTTCTCGCCCTTGCTGCTGGAGCGCTTCAACCGGCGCAAGCGCGCAGCGACCGGCAAATGGCATGTTGATGAAACCTACATCAAGGTCCGAGGGCAGTGGATGTATCTCTACCGCGCTATCGACAGCGTCGGCGACACGGTCGAATTCTATTTCAGCGAACATCGGGATTTGCCGGCGGCCAAGCGTTTCTTCAGGAAAGCGCTGGAGCGCCATGGGCGTCCCGATCGTGTCGTCATCGATGGTAGCCAGACCAACCAGGAGGCGATCGTTTCCTGCGATACGACACATCGATTGCAGGATCGCTGCAGGCGCCGACCGAAGCCGATCCGAATCCGCCAAAGCCAATACTTGAACAACCGGATCGAGCAGGACCATCGGCGGATCAAGCGCCGTGTTCGGCCGATGCTCGGCTTCAAATCTCCCGCAGCCGCAAGCATCATCCTCGACGGCATCGAAATGCTTCACATGATGCGCAAACGACAGGCGAGGTTCGCCTTCAACCCAAATCCGTCATTGGCCGAGCAGTTCGATATCCTCGCCGCCGCATAA